One genomic window of Leopardus geoffroyi isolate Oge1 chromosome C3, O.geoffroyi_Oge1_pat1.0, whole genome shotgun sequence includes the following:
- the CHRNB2 gene encoding neuronal acetylcholine receptor subunit beta-2: protein MALRSGPAALLLGCGLLGLRAGVWGTDTEERLVEHLLDPSRYNKLIRPATNGSELVTVQLMVSLAQLISVHEREQIMTTNVWLTQEWEDYRLTWKPEEFDNMKKVRLPSKHIWLPDVVLYNNADGMYEVSFYSNAVVSYDGSIFWLPPAIYKSACKIEVKHFPFDQQNCTMKFRSWTYDRTEIDLVLKSDVASLDDFTPSGEWDIVALPGRRNENPDDSTYVDITYDFIIRRKPLFYTINLIIPCVLITSLAILVFYLPSDCGEKMTLCISVLLALTVFLLLISKIVPPTSLDVPLVGKYLMFTMVLVTFSIVTSVCVLNVHHRSPTTHTMAPWVKVVFLEKLPALLFMQQPRHRCARQRLRLRRRQREREAGALLFREAPGEPAGPAQGCGLRAAVDGVRFIADHVRSEDDDQSVSEDWKYVAMVIDRLFLWIFVFVCVSGTVGMFLQPLFQNFSAAAFLHADRSAPSSK from the exons ATGGCCCTGCGCTCTGGTCCCGCCGCGCTGCTGCTCGGCTGCGGCCTCCTCGGGCTGCGCGCAG GCGTCTGGGGTACTGACACAGAGGAGCGGCTAGTGGAGCACCTCCTAGATCCTTCCCGGTACAACAAGCTCATTCGCCCAGCCACCAATGGCTCTGAGCTGGTGACCGTTCAGCTCATGGTGTCGCTGGCCCAGCTCATTAGCGTG CATGAGCGGGAACAGATCATGACCACCAATGTCTGGCTGACCCAG gAATGGGAAGATTATCGCCTCACCTGGAAGCCTGAGGAGTTCGACAACATGAAGAAGGTTCGGCTGCCTTCCAAGCACATCTGGCTGCCGGATGTGGTCCTATACAACAA CGCCGACGGCATGTACGAGGTGTCCTTCTATTCCAACGCCGTGGTCTCCTACGACGGCAGCATCTTCTGGCTGCCGCCCGCCATCTACAAGAGCGCCTGCAAGATCGAGGTGAAGCACTTCCCCTTCGACCAGCAGAACTGCACCATGAAGTTCCGCTCGTGGACCTACGACCGCACGGAGATCGACTTGGTGCTCAAGAGCGACGTGGCCAGCCTGGACGACTTCACGCCCAGTGGCGAGTGGGACATCGTGGCGCTGCCGGGCCGGCGCAACGAGAACCCGGACGACTCCACGTACGTGGACATCACGTACGACTTCATCATCCGGCGCAAGCCCCTCTTCTACACCATCAACCTCATCATCCCCTGCGTGCTCATCACCTCGCTGGCCATCCTCGTCTTCTACCTGCCGTCCGACTGCGGCGAGAAGATGACGCTGTGCATCTCCGTGCTGCTGGCGCTCACCGTCTTCCTGCTGCTCATCTCCAAGATCGTGCCGCCCACCTCGCTGGACGTGCCGCTGGTGGGCAAGTACCTCATGTTCACCATGGTGCTGGTCACCTTCTCCATCGTCACCAGCGTGTGCGTGCTCAACGTGCACCACCGCTCGCCCACCACGCACACCATGGCGCCCTGGGTCAAGGTCGTGTTCCTGGAGAAGCTGCCCGCGCTGCTCTTCATGCAGCAGCCGCGCCACCGCTGCGCCCGCCAGCGCCTGCGCCTGCGGCGGCGCCAGCGCGAGCGCGAGGCGGGCGCCCTCCTCTTCCGAGAAGCCCCCGGGGAGCCGGCGGGCCCGGCGCAAGGCTGCGGGCTCCGCGCGGCGGTGGACGGCGTGCGCTTCATCGCGGACCACGTGCGCAGCGAGGACGACGACCAGAGC GTGAGCGAGGACTGGAAGTACGTCGCCATGGTGATCGACCGTCTCTTCCTGTGGATCTTTGTCTTCGTCTGTGTTTCTGGCACCGTCGGCATGTTCCTGCAGCCTCTCTTCCAGAACTTCTCCGCTGCCGCCTTCCTGCACGCCGACCGCTCGGCGCCCAGCTCCAAGTGA